Proteins encoded within one genomic window of Brenneria nigrifluens DSM 30175 = ATCC 13028:
- a CDS encoding UbiX family flavin prenyltransferase produces the protein MKRLIIGISGASGVIYGVRLLQVLQAVEGIETHLIISQAARQTLPLESDFTLREVQALADVVHDTRDIAASLSSGSFKTAGMVILPCSIKTLSGIAHSYSDTLLTRAADVVLKERRPLVLCVRETPLHLGHLRIMTQAAELGAVIMPPVPAFYHRPQTVQDIIDQTVNRVLDQFEITLPQDLFTRWQGA, from the coding sequence ATGAAACGACTTATTATCGGCATTTCCGGCGCCAGCGGCGTGATTTACGGCGTTCGCCTGCTGCAGGTGCTACAGGCGGTTGAGGGAATAGAAACCCATCTGATTATCAGCCAGGCGGCCCGGCAGACGCTGCCGCTGGAGTCTGACTTCACTCTGCGCGAGGTTCAGGCGCTGGCGGATGTGGTGCACGATACGCGTGATATCGCCGCCAGCCTCTCTTCCGGATCGTTCAAGACGGCGGGAATGGTGATTTTGCCCTGCTCGATAAAAACCCTGTCGGGGATCGCCCATAGCTACAGCGACACTTTGCTGACGCGGGCGGCGGACGTGGTGCTGAAAGAGCGTCGCCCGCTGGTGCTTTGCGTGCGTGAAACGCCGCTGCATCTGGGGCATTTGCGCATCATGACTCAGGCGGCGGAGCTGGGGGCGGTTATTATGCCGCCGGTGCCCGCTTTTTATCATCGCCCGCAAACGGTGCAGGATATTATCGATCAGACGGTGAACCGGGTTCTCGATCAGTTTGAGATCACGTTGCCGCAAGATCTGTTTACTCGTTGGCAAGGCGCGTAA
- the purF gene encoding amidophosphoribosyltransferase, whose translation MCGIVGIAGFTPVNQSIYDALTVLQHRGQDAAGIITIDALNCFRLRKANGLVKDVFEARHMQRLQGNMGIGHVRYPTAGSSSASEAQPFYVNSPFGITLAHNGNLTNAHELRKKLFEQERRHVNTTSDSEILLNIFARELDRFQHYPLEADNIFAAVAATHQQIRGAYACVSMIIGHGMVAFRDPNGIRPLVIGKRDLEDGRIEYMVASESVALDTLGFEFLRDVAPGEAIYITEKGQLFTCQCAENPKSNPCLFEYVYFARPDSFIDKISVYSARVRMGQKLGEKIARQWEDLDIDVVIPIPETSCDIALEIARIIDKPYRQGFVKNRYVGRTFIMPGQQARRKSVRRKLNANRAEFRDKNVLLVDDSIVRGTTSEQIVEMAREAGAKRVYLASAAPEIRFPNVYGIDMPSVNELIAHGREVEEIRQLIGADALIFQDLDDLIAAAREDNPDITQFECSVFNGVYVTKDVDQGYLDYLEVLRNDDAKALRSQSEVEDLELHNEG comes from the coding sequence ATGTGCGGTATTGTCGGTATCGCCGGTTTTACACCGGTCAACCAGTCTATTTATGACGCGTTAACGGTGTTGCAACACCGTGGGCAGGATGCCGCAGGCATCATAACCATTGATGCCTTAAACTGTTTTCGCCTGCGCAAGGCCAACGGCTTGGTGAAAGATGTGTTTGAAGCACGGCACATGCAACGTTTGCAAGGCAATATGGGCATCGGTCATGTGCGTTACCCTACCGCGGGCAGTTCCAGCGCCTCCGAAGCGCAGCCTTTCTACGTTAACTCGCCGTTCGGCATCACTCTGGCGCATAACGGTAATCTGACCAACGCTCACGAACTGCGTAAAAAGCTGTTTGAACAAGAGCGTCGCCATGTCAACACCACCTCGGATTCGGAAATTCTGCTGAATATTTTTGCCAGAGAGCTGGATCGTTTTCAGCACTATCCGCTGGAAGCCGATAATATTTTTGCCGCCGTTGCCGCCACGCATCAGCAGATTCGCGGCGCTTATGCCTGCGTGAGCATGATTATCGGCCACGGTATGGTGGCGTTCCGCGATCCCAACGGCATTCGCCCTCTGGTTATCGGTAAACGCGATCTGGAAGACGGCCGCATCGAATATATGGTGGCGTCGGAAAGCGTGGCGCTGGATACGCTGGGTTTTGAATTCCTGCGCGACGTGGCGCCGGGCGAGGCGATTTACATCACCGAGAAAGGACAGCTGTTCACCTGCCAGTGCGCCGAGAACCCGAAGAGCAACCCTTGTCTGTTCGAGTACGTTTACTTTGCGCGTCCGGACTCGTTTATCGATAAAATTTCCGTGTACAGCGCCCGCGTGCGCATGGGGCAGAAGCTGGGCGAGAAGATCGCGCGTCAGTGGGAAGATCTCGATATCGACGTGGTGATCCCCATTCCCGAGACCTCCTGCGACATCGCGCTGGAAATCGCGCGCATCATTGATAAGCCGTATCGCCAGGGATTCGTCAAAAACCGCTATGTGGGCCGGACCTTTATCATGCCGGGGCAGCAGGCGCGCCGTAAATCCGTGCGCCGCAAGCTGAATGCCAACCGCGCCGAGTTCCGTGATAAAAATGTGCTGCTGGTGGATGACTCCATCGTGCGCGGCACCACCTCGGAGCAGATTGTCGAGATGGCGCGCGAGGCGGGAGCCAAACGGGTCTACCTGGCGTCGGCGGCGCCGGAAATCCGCTTCCCCAACGTGTACGGCATTGATATGCCGAGCGTAAATGAACTGATTGCCCACGGCCGCGAAGTGGAGGAGATCCGCCAGCTTATTGGCGCGGATGCGTTGATTTTCCAGGACCTGGACGATCTGATCGCCGCGGCCCGCGAGGATAACCCGGATATCACCCAGTTTGAATGCTCGGTATTCAACGGGGTCTATGTGACCAAGGACGTCGATCAGGGCTATCTGGACTACCTGGAAGTACTGCGCAATGACGACGCCAAAGCGCTGCGCAGCCAGAGCGAAGTGGAAGATCTGGAGTTGCACAACGAAGGTTGA